In the genome of candidate division WOR-3 bacterium, the window CTACGAAATCATATCGTTGAGTAATGTTTAGAACCAAACCTATCAATAATGCGATAGTATAGTAATAAATGAAGTTTGTTGACCAAGTAGTCATAAATGTGTTTGCCGGTGATGGTGGAGATGGTTGTATTTCCTTTCGTCGCGAAAAGTTTGTTCCCCGAGGTGGTCCTAATGGTGGTGACGGTGGAAATGGTGGTTCAGTATATTTAATTGGTCAAAAAGACCTGACGACGCTTGCGGATTTAGAATATCATGTAACTTATCGAGCGCAACGGGGAATGCACGGTAAAGGTAAAAATCAGCATGGTAAAGATGGCACAGATACTTTTATTCCGGTTCCATTAGGCACTGATGTTTTTGATGCAGAAACTGAGGAAAAACTTGGCGAAATTCTTGAGCATAATCAAAAACTGCTTGTTGCCAAAGGTGGAAGAGGTGGCAGAGGTAATGCCTCATTTGTTAGTTCAACCAATCGAGCACCGCGTATAAGGGAAAAAGGAGAGCCGGGAGAGAAACGAAAATTAAAATTAATTCTGCGATTAATTGCTGATATTGGTTTGGTTGGTTTGCCCAATGCGGGTAAATCGACACTATTATCCAAAATAACCTCAGCACATCCGAAAATTGCTGATTATCCATTTACCACTTTATCACCCAATTTAGGTGTGCTTAAATCCCAAGAACAGATAATTACTGTTGCTGATATGCCAGGTATAATTGAAGGTGCTTCTGGGGGTAAAGGTTTGGGTTTAGTCTTCTTAAGACATATTGAACGGACAAAGATTATAATTTATGTCATTGACATCAGTAGACCTGACCCGATAGAAGACTTAAAAACAATCCAGAAAGAGATTTATAATTACAATCCGGAAATACTTACAAAAGAACAAATTATTGTATTTAACAAGACTGATTTGCTCAAGAAAATACCCAAGTTTGCTACTGCTTTACCAAGTTTTTACATATCCTGTCTAACGGGCGAAGGAGTGAATAGTTTCTTAAGTTATCTTTCTGAGAAATACCTTACACCGGCTTAATTAGTGCTAAACAATGATAATAAAATCAGGAATCATAGTTAAATTAAGCGAATGAACCGACTGTTTATTGATTTATACGAGATACCTCGGATGACCGAGGCGAAACTTAAAAATCTCCTGCAAAAATTCCTGAAACCAGAAGCAATTTTTGATGCAGCAATTTCTGATTTATTAACGGTCAAAGGTATTGATAATGAAATTGCTTCAGCAATTAAGAACTATCAGCGTTCCCAGGAGACCGCAGAAAAATATAAGATAGCGGAAAGGTTAGGAGTTAAAATAATCTCGTATCTTGATGCCGAGTACCCGAAAAATCTTAAGACAATTGAGCATGCGCCTCCTGTCTTATTTATTCGCGGAGAAATAAGACTGGAGGATGAAAAAGCGATTGCAATTGTTGGTACCCGGCGACCAACACCTTATGGCAAGATGGTTGCAGAAAAGTTTAGTAGCGAATTAGCAAGTATTGGTATTACCATTGTTAGTGGATTAGCTCGAGGAATTGATACAATAGCACATCAATCCGCACTTAAAGTTCAAGGACGAACATTAGCTGTGCTTGGCTGTGGTATTGATGTCTATTATCCACCAGAAAATAAACAACTGTATGATAAGATTGCCCAAAATGGCGCAATAATTTCTGAATTCAATTTCGGCACAACGCCATTTGCTATGAACTTTCCCAAACGCAATCGAATTATTAGTGGTCTTTCTTTAGGAGTGCTGGCAATAGAAGCACCATCGGATTCAGGAGTATTAAATACCGTAACTTGGGCAACAGAACAAGGTAGAGACGTCTTTGCCGTTCCTGGAGCCATTGACAAGCAAACAAGCGCCGGCACAAATCAATTAATCAAACAAGGGGCCAAACCAGTCACTACTATTGAGGATATATGTGAAGAGTTAAAAATTACTTTAGATAAAAAAGAAAAGAGCGAAATACCAGTTAATGAAAAAGAAAAGAAGATTTTAGAGATACTTAACTCAGACCCACTTTACTCCGACCAAATTGCGGATTTATTAAATGAACCGATTTCTGAAGTCTTAGTCCAATTGTTATCACTGGAAATTAAAGGACTAATCAAACAACTTCCAGGAAATAAATATATTAAAACTTTCTAAATTGTTTTTCGTAAGTTGCTTGTATGGGGCTAGGCCTGGGCTAGGGTTGGGTTAGGTCAAAGTCAGACTATTCCTAACCGAATGATAGGAAAGTCTTATCTTATATGTGGCAGAGAAGTTCGCATATGGGTTAGCGGTTTATACCTTTTATTGACTTTAATATTTACCTCATTAGTCTTGATAGATGCAATTTAAGCAAAAAGTCTTCTGTAGGAAATAACGGCTTTTATCCTAAGATGGATGCTAAAATCACTGGCCTAAGTCAAATAACTTAATTGCCTAAGAATAGAATGAATATTCTTGTCTCAGTTCCGACTAACCATCTTAAAAT includes:
- the obgE gene encoding GTPase ObgE — its product is MKFVDQVVINVFAGDGGDGCISFRREKFVPRGGPNGGDGGNGGSVYLIGQKDLTTLADLEYHVTYRAQRGMHGKGKNQHGKDGTDTFIPVPLGTDVFDAETEEKLGEILEHNQKLLVAKGGRGGRGNASFVSSTNRAPRIREKGEPGEKRKLKLILRLIADIGLVGLPNAGKSTLLSKITSAHPKIADYPFTTLSPNLGVLKSQEQIITVADMPGIIEGASGGKGLGLVFLRHIERTKIIIYVIDISRPDPIEDLKTIQKEIYNYNPEILTKEQIIVFNKTDLLKKIPKFATALPSFYISCLTGEGVNSFLSYLSEKYLTPA
- the dprA gene encoding DNA-processing protein DprA gives rise to the protein MNRLFIDLYEIPRMTEAKLKNLLQKFLKPEAIFDAAISDLLTVKGIDNEIASAIKNYQRSQETAEKYKIAERLGVKIISYLDAEYPKNLKTIEHAPPVLFIRGEIRLEDEKAIAIVGTRRPTPYGKMVAEKFSSELASIGITIVSGLARGIDTIAHQSALKVQGRTLAVLGCGIDVYYPPENKQLYDKIAQNGAIISEFNFGTTPFAMNFPKRNRIISGLSLGVLAIEAPSDSGVLNTVTWATEQGRDVFAVPGAIDKQTSAGTNQLIKQGAKPVTTIEDICEELKITLDKKEKSEIPVNEKEKKILEILNSDPLYSDQIADLLNEPISEVLVQLLSLEIKGLIKQLPGNKYIKTF